Proteins co-encoded in one Spirosoma endbachense genomic window:
- a CDS encoding VOC family protein produces the protein MKFTKIVPNVFYTDINDALKLFVNCLEFTIEHNELGTGNPFCVIEKNGLRINLFENAELAQEHNPEFRLVTDDIEEAYQKITSSYPEFLHPNLNKITLRPWGAKEFALIDKQLGLIIQQW, from the coding sequence ATGAAATTTACTAAAATAGTTCCGAATGTGTTTTACACGGACATTAACGACGCTTTAAAATTATTCGTCAATTGTCTTGAATTTACTATCGAACATAATGAATTAGGTACCGGCAATCCATTTTGTGTGATTGAAAAAAATGGGTTACGTATTAATCTTTTTGAAAACGCGGAGTTAGCTCAAGAACATAATCCTGAATTTAGATTAGTAACCGATGATATCGAAGAGGCTTACCAAAAGATAACATCTTCCTATCCTGAGTTTCTTCATCCCAATCTAAATAAAATTACACTTAGGCCCTGGGGAGCGAAAGAATTTGCTTTAATCGATAAGCAACTTGGTTTAATTATTCAACAATGGTAA
- a CDS encoding MBL fold metallo-hydrolase: MKGLRALYCLLVLTLPARAQVKDAGEPKENTQYIDTLALSMGSIPEKLIKIHENIYIISPNGIAGNTGVFVGDNGVYLIDNQWSVLANRIKQLLQTITSKPIKAIINTHYHFDHTNGNIAFGAEKIPIVAHANTRLRMMAKQVIRGHVYEVQQPYPAQALPTITFTDKAEFHEGNETIELLYFKNAHTDGDAVAHFKRADIYHTGDIFVTYGLPVIDEDAGGTIFSMIEAVDTLLARADDNTRFIPGHGPLCSKKELLVYRNVLAFIRDQVMILYRKGKPLAEIIKETKAKLDPNLSVTSQEKFIAQVYRMAQSHIKSRAKRE; encoded by the coding sequence ATGAAAGGTTTACGTGCTTTATACTGTCTGTTAGTTCTTACGCTGCCAGCAAGAGCGCAGGTTAAGGATGCAGGAGAACCCAAAGAGAACACTCAGTATATTGATACATTAGCCTTATCAATGGGCAGTATTCCAGAAAAGCTAATCAAAATCCATGAGAATATTTACATTATCTCGCCCAATGGAATTGCCGGTAATACTGGGGTATTTGTGGGCGATAACGGAGTATATCTGATCGATAATCAGTGGTCTGTACTTGCCAACAGGATTAAGCAACTCCTACAGACCATTACGTCTAAACCCATCAAGGCAATTATTAATACCCATTATCATTTCGACCATACCAACGGCAATATTGCTTTTGGTGCTGAAAAGATTCCGATTGTCGCCCACGCCAACACCCGGCTTCGCATGATGGCTAAACAAGTGATTCGTGGTCACGTATACGAAGTTCAACAGCCCTATCCCGCTCAGGCACTTCCTACCATAACCTTTACCGATAAGGCCGAATTTCATGAAGGCAATGAAACCATTGAGTTGTTGTACTTCAAAAATGCCCACACCGATGGCGATGCAGTAGCCCATTTTAAACGGGCAGATATCTATCATACTGGTGATATTTTCGTCACCTACGGCCTACCCGTGATTGATGAAGACGCAGGAGGTACTATTTTTAGCATGATTGAAGCCGTTGATACGCTATTAGCTCGTGCGGACGATAATACCCGGTTTATTCCCGGACATGGTCCACTGTGTTCCAAAAAAGAATTACTTGTCTATCGAAACGTACTAGCTTTCATTCGCGATCAGGTTATGATCTTATACAGAAAGGGAAAACCATTGGCAGAAATCATAAAAGAAACCAAGGCCAAACTAGACCCAAACCTTTCTGTGACAAGTCAGGAAAAGTTCATTGCACAGGTGTATCGAATGGCGCAAAGCCATATTAAGTCCCGAGCAAAACGCGAATAG
- a CDS encoding phytanoyl-CoA dioxygenase family protein — protein sequence MLEGLTKQQIEQFVHDGFIRIDNAFSEENAQEVRDILWQNLPCDPNNPGTWTKPVIRLGMYAQEPFVRAANTDVLHRAFDQLVGFGKWISCKSMGTFPVRFPSNDEPDDTGWHVDASFPGANPANYLEWRINVRSKGRALLMLFLFSDSTKDDAPPESVRGRIWMSPDYWRKQEKQDFLLWNLPVNWSNYPKEMKQWPLGKQARFICVILFWFMQLSLTGAKSQDF from the coding sequence ATGCTGGAAGGTTTGACTAAACAACAAATTGAACAATTTGTTCATGATGGGTTTATCCGCATCGATAACGCATTTTCTGAAGAGAATGCGCAAGAAGTGAGGGACATTCTTTGGCAAAACTTGCCCTGCGATCCTAACAACCCTGGTACCTGGACAAAACCCGTAATACGACTTGGCATGTACGCCCAGGAGCCTTTTGTTCGGGCGGCTAATACGGACGTGCTTCATCGTGCATTTGACCAGTTAGTCGGCTTCGGAAAGTGGATTTCCTGTAAAAGTATGGGTACGTTTCCTGTCCGTTTTCCGTCAAATGATGAGCCAGATGATACGGGCTGGCATGTAGATGCCAGTTTTCCGGGAGCTAATCCTGCCAACTATTTAGAATGGCGTATTAATGTGCGATCAAAAGGTCGTGCTTTACTCATGTTGTTTCTGTTTTCGGATAGTACGAAAGATGATGCCCCACCCGAATCCGTACGGGGTCGCATCTGGATGTCGCCCGATTACTGGCGGAAGCAGGAGAAGCAGGACTTTCTTTTATGGAACTTGCCGGTAAACTGGAGCAATTACCCCAAAGAAATGAAACAATGGCCATTGGGAAAGCAGGCACGGTTTATCTGTGTCATCCTTTTTTGGTTCATGCAGCTCAGCCTCACCGGGGCAAAGAGCCAAGATTTTTAG
- a CDS encoding tetratricopeptide repeat protein produces MKRRKTVRITLVAVLLTTLFVFNSARRPVLERNNSIVLCGSGSDGIVNPMENGKFMVPLPGWGNYSYKISTTTDSAQFYFDQGLTMYYSYHMKEAMASFKEVSRQDPNCSMAWWGQALAGGPYYNAAHTYTVPPGMPAILTRMNELADRASPKEKRLIQVMNTRYSSDPADANRKELNQAYASATKQLVAEFDDPDIKMLYVDAIMLIHAWDFWTSDGKPKAWTQEVVDISENVLKKYPDHPAALHYHIHLTEASKNPQVALANADKLKNQLPGVAHMVHMASHEYQRNGLFAEGVIVNDKADVNLLKYDSLAANLGLVKHSPHYFAVQTYCALSGGMYETGLRDALRCRKSVSPVAGNTYDQYLYMLPSLTLVRLGKWNEILASEKPAGDWGYATLLDHFSRGMALVGTGKIAEAQQEQQLLVDGLKDPILEKRRIPFNAPLPVAQIANHILEASILFADKKYEQAVVSLNKAISLEDQLIYTEPSDWPLPARQFLGAYWLGMKKAREAEEVYRQDLVHHPGNGWSLVGLHKALSLQGKSAELPQIEASYRSAFSKAEHIPTSSVY; encoded by the coding sequence ATGAAGCGTCGAAAAACAGTCCGGATAACTTTAGTTGCTGTCCTTTTAACGACCTTATTTGTCTTTAATTCAGCGCGTAGACCAGTTCTGGAACGTAATAATAGTATAGTGCTTTGCGGATCTGGGTCCGATGGTATCGTCAATCCGATGGAAAACGGCAAGTTCATGGTTCCACTACCGGGTTGGGGAAATTATTCCTACAAGATTTCGACGACTACCGATAGTGCGCAGTTCTATTTTGATCAGGGCCTGACGATGTATTACAGCTACCATATGAAGGAAGCTATGGCTTCTTTTAAAGAAGTGTCCCGTCAGGATCCCAATTGTTCAATGGCGTGGTGGGGGCAGGCATTGGCGGGCGGGCCTTATTATAATGCGGCTCATACCTACACCGTTCCGCCAGGCATGCCCGCTATTCTGACACGCATGAACGAACTCGCCGATCGCGCCAGTCCGAAAGAGAAAAGGCTGATTCAGGTGATGAATACCCGCTATTCGTCTGATCCGGCCGATGCCAACCGGAAAGAACTCAATCAGGCTTATGCGTCAGCAACCAAACAGTTAGTAGCCGAATTTGACGATCCGGATATTAAAATGCTCTATGTGGACGCCATCATGTTGATCCATGCCTGGGATTTTTGGACTAGCGATGGTAAGCCTAAGGCCTGGACTCAGGAAGTAGTAGACATTAGTGAAAATGTGCTTAAAAAATACCCGGATCATCCGGCCGCTCTACATTATCATATCCACCTGACCGAGGCATCTAAAAATCCACAGGTGGCCCTGGCCAATGCCGATAAACTAAAAAACCAGCTTCCGGGGGTTGCACATATGGTTCACATGGCGAGTCATGAATACCAGCGGAATGGGCTTTTTGCCGAAGGAGTGATTGTCAATGACAAGGCAGATGTCAATCTGTTAAAGTATGATTCGCTGGCAGCAAATCTTGGCCTGGTGAAACATTCACCGCATTATTTTGCGGTACAAACCTATTGTGCCTTGAGCGGGGGTATGTACGAAACCGGTCTAAGGGATGCCCTCCGGTGTCGCAAATCAGTCTCTCCTGTCGCCGGGAATACCTACGATCAATATCTGTATATGCTGCCATCGCTAACGCTGGTCAGACTAGGTAAATGGAATGAGATTTTAGCGTCGGAGAAGCCAGCCGGAGACTGGGGTTATGCAACCCTTCTCGATCATTTCTCACGGGGAATGGCTCTGGTGGGTACCGGAAAAATCGCTGAAGCCCAGCAAGAGCAGCAACTTCTTGTTGACGGATTAAAAGACCCCATTCTTGAAAAGCGACGTATTCCTTTCAATGCCCCGCTTCCAGTGGCCCAAATTGCTAATCATATTTTGGAAGCCTCCATCCTTTTTGCCGACAAAAAATATGAGCAGGCTGTCGTAAGCCTGAATAAAGCGATCAGCCTGGAAGATCAACTAATCTACACGGAGCCTAGTGACTGGCCTTTACCAGCCCGGCAATTTTTAGGTGCTTACTGGCTTGGCATGAAAAAGGCAAGAGAAGCTGAAGAAGTATACCGCCAGGATCTGGTTCATCATCCCGGTAATGGCTGGTCTTTAGTAGGCCTTCACAAAGCCCTTAGCCTTCAGGGTAAGAGCGCTGAACTGCCGCAGATTGAAGCCAGTTACCGATCAGCCTTTTCGAAAGCTGAGCATATTCCCACTTCTTCGGTTTACTAA
- a CDS encoding OmpA family protein, with the protein MTVSNVDLRLIVPFKTFMPVVSAKTRWRSLWCFLGFIACLFVVAQAQAQAKSTTASYHVFGRCHDYATALGLKASLVAVTQQGRSKLAECQPSGDFDVLLPTSATHLTIEMKGYQPVTIPVHFTTDIPPKARFNIGNLTAMAKIGSPPIPPDKGALLALFFSMPDSLTIKYHLTSLTKPSSHLQATIAYKSPISRSFPIAPDDYITTISTLDNRLFLSEKMTVRPGATFKAVKAMKPAEVSTLNEAAPNTYTATELALSINILYFDQSSHILRPGVKVALDSLAHRLVKQPNLVATVTGYTDNVGKRELNLVLAEYRAKAVENYLKERGVPANQIKASWEGPDTKASAEASEAVKTISRRVVIQLSPR; encoded by the coding sequence ATGACCGTTTCTAATGTAGACCTTCGGCTAATCGTGCCGTTTAAAACGTTCATGCCTGTGGTTAGTGCCAAAACCAGATGGAGATCGCTCTGGTGTTTCCTGGGCTTCATCGCCTGCCTGTTCGTCGTAGCCCAGGCTCAAGCACAGGCCAAATCGACAACGGCTTCCTATCACGTTTTCGGACGTTGTCATGATTATGCTACAGCGCTTGGCTTGAAAGCCAGCCTTGTCGCGGTGACTCAGCAAGGTCGTTCGAAACTAGCGGAATGCCAGCCATCAGGTGATTTTGATGTTTTACTGCCTACCTCTGCCACTCACTTAACTATTGAGATGAAAGGGTATCAACCGGTTACCATACCTGTTCATTTTACAACGGACATTCCACCAAAGGCTCGGTTTAATATAGGCAATTTAACAGCTATGGCCAAAATAGGCTCACCACCGATACCTCCCGACAAAGGCGCTCTACTGGCTCTATTTTTTTCCATGCCTGATAGCCTGACGATAAAGTATCACTTAACCAGTCTGACTAAACCATCGAGTCATTTGCAGGCGACTATTGCCTATAAATCGCCGATAAGCCGATCGTTTCCAATTGCGCCCGATGACTATATAACCACCATATCAACGCTCGATAATCGTTTGTTTCTCAGCGAAAAAATGACCGTCAGGCCGGGTGCTACGTTTAAGGCGGTTAAGGCCATGAAGCCTGCTGAAGTAAGTACATTAAATGAGGCCGCACCCAACACATACACCGCAACTGAACTCGCTTTAAGCATTAATATTCTCTATTTCGATCAAAGCAGTCATATACTACGGCCGGGGGTCAAAGTAGCGTTGGATTCACTAGCGCATCGATTGGTAAAGCAGCCAAACCTGGTAGCAACGGTGACTGGTTACACGGACAATGTAGGAAAACGCGAATTGAATCTGGTTCTAGCGGAGTACCGGGCAAAAGCAGTGGAGAATTATTTAAAAGAGCGCGGTGTCCCTGCTAACCAGATTAAGGCCAGTTGGGAAGGCCCCGATACAAAGGCATCGGCAGAAGCTTCAGAGGCCGTAAAAACAATCAGCAGACGTGTGGTTATCCAGCTTTCTCCCAGGTAA